A window of Planctomycetota bacterium genomic DNA:
AGTACAACGGCCGCTTCATCGACGCGGCCCTCAAGCTCGACCCAGCCCACGCGTACGATCTGGGGATGATGCTCTCGGGCCTGTGCCCGCTGCTGGGGACCGTGGGGATGCTGCTCCTCTGGAACCGCGGCGGCTCAAAGGAGGATCGCCACGGAGACACCGAGACACGGAGTTAAGCACGGAGGGGGAAGAGGGCGAGGAGGGGAGTGCCGAGAAATGAACCAATTGGGCAGAAGCGTAGGTCAGGCCTTGGCCTGACAACATTGTGGCCACAACAACGTCAGGCCAAGGCCTGACCTACGCCTTAACTGAGGCACGGAGTTAAGCACGGAGAGTTTGCCTTATCTTGTAAGGTTTTTTCATGCGCGGTCAAATAGGGTTATGGATATGAGTGACGAGAAGGCAATTGAGTTCACGCCGGAAGAGCTTGCGAAGATGCAGGCGTCTTACACTCGCAGAATGCGATTCTACCGCCTCTGTTGGGTGCTGTGGATTTTTGGGGCGATTCTGATCGTGCTTAACTGGGGTAATATCGTATCGCCAACAATCGGATGGATTGGGTTTGGCGTAGCGATGACGGGCACAGTGCTCTCTTTCTTGACGCACTTGCCATCGGGCAAGCGCGATCTATTCTCATGACTTCAGACGCGTAGCTAGTTTGCGCTTGAAAGGCATTCAAGCAGTGATCGTTCTTTTGCTGATTCTGCCTTCGTTGACATTTACAGTCGTTGCACTTGTGGCACATGCGCAGGTACGGCAATTTTGGCTCGGCTGTTTTCGAGCCACTTCAATCGCCACCATGATTTCAGTTCCCTGGGCGATTTTTTTAGTTCGCCCTTTTAATCTTCTGTCTTTTTGTTCTGTCATCGCGTTTCTCGCGCTGGAAGCCTTTCTGGTCTCAGTAATTATTGGATTGGCATATGCAGCGAGTCGACGATTAAGGCTCTGAGAAAGAGAACCATGTAGGGTACGCACCCCGTGCGTACCGCGCGCCAGCACACGCTACCTGGTACGCACAGGTGCGTACCCTACCTTTGCCGCAAGACAGCCCAACGCCTAATCCACCAGCACCCCCTGATCCCCTTCGCAATTCCTCCGTGCTTAACTCCGTGCCTCAGTGTCTCCGTGGCGGGGTATTGGCGGCATTTGCGTGCAAAACCGTCCGGCGTGCGTTAGGCTAGAGGCTCCGCATTTGCTCCCTCCCGCCTTGCTCGCCCGGGCCTATGTTCCTGCCACGACTCAACTCGTTTGGCGATCCGCTGCGCTGCCGATTTGTTGTCGGCGTGATGGCCGTCTTGTTCGGCATGGCGACGTCGGCATTGATCGCCGCCGAGCCCGAGCGGGTGCAGTTCAATCGGGACATTCGGTCGATTCTTTCGGACAAGTGCTTTGCCTGTCATGGCCCGGACAGTGCCGCGCGCAAGGCCGATCTACGGCTCGATCAGCGCGAAGCCGCCCTGGCCGACCGGGATGGCGACCGGCCGATTGTGCCGGGCCAAAAGGCCGCCAGCGAGGTCTTCCGCCGGCTGACCGCGACGGACGACGACGAGCGCATGCCGCCGGCCAAGTCAGGCTTGCGCTTGACGCCGCGCGAGATCGAACTGCTCGGCCGCTGGATCGACGAGGGGGCCGAGTATCAGGCCCACTGGTCGTTCATCGCGCCAAAGCGCCCTAGCGTGCCTGCGCCCAAGCAAGCCGAAGGACTCGTTAACCCAATCGACGCCTTCATTCGCGAGCGGCTCGCAGCCGAAAAGCTTGCCCCCGCCCCCGAGGCTGACCGGACGACGCTGATTCGCCGCGTGACTTTCGACCTGACCGGACTGCCGCCGACGCCGGCCGAGGTCGACAACTTTCTGGCCGACGCCGAGTCGGGCGCGTACGAACGGCTGGTCGATCGCCTGCTCGCCTCGCCCCACTATGGCGAGCGAATGGCCACCCAATGGCTCGACGCGGCCCGCTTTGCCGACACCAACGGCTACCAGAGCGACGAGCAGCGGTTCATGTGGCGGTGGCGCGATTGGGTGATCGACGCCTTCAACCGAAACCAGCCCTTCGACCAGTTCACCATCGAGCAACTGGCCGGCGACTTGCTGCCCAAGGCGACGCTCGAACAGCAGATCGCCACTGGCTTTAACCGGAACCATCGCGCGAACTCCGAAGGGGGGATCATCCCCGAAGAGTTCCTGGTCGAGTACGCGGTCGATCGGCTCGACACGACGGCCACGGTCTGGCTGGGGCTGACCGTGGGCTGTGCCCGCTGCCACGATCACAAGTACGACCCGGTGACTCAGAAAGAGTTCTATCGGTTGATGGCGTTCTTTAATAACGTGCCCGAGGAGGGCAAAGTCTCGCGCACCGGCAACGCGGTGCCCATGATCAAAGCCCCCACGCCCGAGCTGTCGGCCGAAGCCACGAAGCTCGACGCCGCGGTGGCCGAGGCGCAAACGACTTGGAACAAACTCGCGCCCGAGCTGGCCAAGGCCCAAGCCGCGTGGGAACAATCCGACGCGGCCGATGGCGACGCCGACAGCATCGACGGCCTGGCCGGACACTACGAGCTCGACGGCTCGATCGTCGACGCGACCGACGGCAAGCTCGTCGGCAAAGCGATCGGCGGCGAGCCAAACTATTCTAAGGGCCAATTCGGCCAGGCGCTGCAACTCAAAGGCGACCGCTACGTCGAAGTGCCGGGCATCCACTGGTTCACGACCGAAAAGTTCTCGTATGGCGCTTGGGTGTACGCCGAGTCGAACGACCCGATGGGCGTGATGGCAGTGATGAACGAGGACGAATCGTACCGGGGCTACGATCTTTACCTGGACGGGGGCAAAGTCCAGGCCGACATGTGCAGCCGGCTATTGGACGACTCGATCCGCGTCGAAACAATCCAGCCGATCACCCTCAAGGCCTGGCATCATTTGCTGGTCACGTACGACGGCTCGCGGCAAGCCAAAGGGGTGAAGATTTACGTCGACGGCGTGCTGCAACCCTTGAAGGTGTTGAGCAACACGCTGAGCAACGTCATCAAGCTCGAAGACGAGCCGCTGACCATCGGCGCTCGCGGCACGGGGAGCAAGTTCCGCGGCCTGATCGACGACGTGCGGTACTTCGACCACGAGTTGACGACCGACGAGATCGCCACGTTGTCGAGCGCCGAGCCGATCGGCCAACTGGTCGAAATCGCTCCCGACAAGCGAACCGCGCCGCAGGCGCAAAAGATTCAGACCTATTTCGTCAAGCACGACGCGCCGGCCCCGCTGCGCGCGGCGCACGCTCGGCTGCTGAAAGCCCAGGCCGATCGCACGGCTCTCGAACAGCGCATCCCCACGACGATGGTGATGCAAGAAAAGCCCATGCGCGATGACACGTTCGTCCTGATCCGCGGCGAGTACGACAAGCCCGGCGAAAAGGTCGCCCCGGGCGGGCCGGCCAGCTTGCCGCCGATCGTCGGCCAACCGCTCGATCGCTTGGCGCTCGCGCGCTGGCTGGTCGATCGGCAAAATCCGTTGACGGCCCGCGTGACGGTCAATCGCTTCTGGCAGCTTTACTTTGGCAACGGGCTGGTGAAAACGACCGAAGACTTCGGCTCGCAAGGCGAGTTGCCCAAGCATCCCGAGTTGCTCGACTGGCTGGCCGTCGAGTTCATCGACACCGGCTGGGATGTAAAGCGCTTGCAAAAGTTGATCGTCACCAGCGCGACGTATCGTCAATCGTCGCGCGTAACACCGGCGCTCGTGGCGCGCGACCCTGAAAATCGCCTGCTGGCTCGCGGCCCGCGCTATCGATTGTCGGCCGAGATGATCCGCGACGCGGCTTTGTTCAACGCCGGACTGCTGGTCGATCGAGTCGGCGGCCCATCGGTCAAGCCGTATCAGCCACCGGGACTGTGGGAAGAACTGGGCGCGACGGCCGGCAAGTATCCGCAAGATCACGGCGAGGCGTTGTACCGGCGGAGCATGTACACGTTCTGGAAGCGGACGATCCCGCCGCCGAACATGATGATCTTCGACGCCCCCGGCCGCGAGATGTGCTCGGTTCGCCCTGTGCGAACCAACACGCCGCTGCAAGCGCTCGCGCTGTTGAACGAGACGGCCTTTGTCGAGGCGGCCGGCGCGCTGGCCGAACGGGCCATAAAATCGGCGGGCAGCGACCCGAACGAGCGAATCGCGCTGATGTTCCACCTTTGCACGGCGCGAGCGCCGCGACCGCGCGAGTTGGAAATCTTGCGCGCTGGCTATGAGCGTCACCTGGCCGATTACCGCGCCCGGGCTGGCGAGGCCGAGAAGCTGCTCGGCGTCGGTGAGTCAAAGCGCGACCCCAAGCTCGACCGCCCGGAGCTCGCCGCCACGACCGTGATCGCAAGCTTGATTCTGAACCTGGACGAGACGATTACCAAGGAATAGTCCCGTGATTCCTCTCAGCACGAACGATCCTCGCGCCGCGGCTGCGCTGCAAGAAACTCGCCGCTACTTTCTCGGTCAAGGCGCCTGCGGGCTGGGCGCGGCGGCGTTGGCGATGCTGCTGGGACGCGATCAACTGCTGGCCGCCAACAACACGGCCAGTGCGCACGGTGGCTTGCCCGAGCTGCCTCATTTTGCGCCGAAAGCCAAACGAGTGATCTACCTGGTCCAGTCGGGCGCGCCGTCGCAGATGGACCTGTTCGACTATAAGCCCGAGTTGAAAAAGTTCCGCGGCCAGGAGCTTCCCGATTCGATTCGCCAGGGACAGCGACTGACCGGCATGACCTCGGGGCAAAAGAACTTCCCCATCGCGCCGTCGATGTTCAAGTTCGCCCAACACGGCCAGAGCGGCGCCTGGGTCAGCGAGCTGATGCCGCACATTGCGAAGGCAGCCGACGAGCTGTGTTTCATCAAGTCGATGCACACCGAGGCGATCAACCATGACCCGGCCATCACGTTTTTGAACACGGGCGCGCAGTTGGCCGGACGACCCAGCATCGGCGCGTGGGTGTCGTATGGTCTGGGGAGCGAAAACGACGACCTGCCCGCGTTCGTCAGCATGATCTCGCGCGGCACTGGCCGCGTGAATGATCAGCCGTTGTATGACCGCCTGTGGGGGAGTGGCTTCCTGCCGTCGCGTCATCAGGGGGTCAAGTTCCGCAGCGTCGGCGATCCGGTGTTGTACATCTCGAACCCGCCGGGGCTCAGCGACGCCACGCGACGCCGCATGCTCGACGATCTGGGCGAACTGAACCAGTTGAAGCTTGCCGAGCAAGGCGACCCGGAAATCGCCACGCGGATTGCGCAGTACGAGCTGGCCTACCGGATGCAAACCTCGGTCCCCGAGTTGACCGACGTGTCCAAGGAACCCGACGCGGTGTTCGAGAGCTACGGGCCCAACTCGCGCAAGCCGGGCACGTTCGCGGCGAACTGTTTGCTGGCCCGGCGGTTGGTCGAGCGCGGCGTGCGGTTCGTCCAGTTGTTTCACATGGGCTGGGACCAACACACCAACCTGCCGCTGCAAATCCGCGGCCAGTGCAGCGACACCGACCAGGCCTCGGCCGCGCTGGTCAACGACCTGAAGCAGCGCGGACTGCTGGACGACACGCTGGTTGTGTGGGGTGGCGAGTTCGGCCGCACGGTTTATTGCCAGGGGAACTTCACGGCCACGAACTATGGCCGCGATCATCACCCGCGCTGCTTCACGGTCTGGCTGACCGGAGCCGGCATCAAGCGGGGCATGTCGTACGGCGCGACCGACGATCACAGCTACAACATCGTCAAGGATCCGGTCCACGTACACGACCTGAACGCGACGATCCTGCACACGCTGGGCATCGACCACAAGCGGCTGACCTACAAGTTCCAAGGCCGCAACCACCGCCTGACCGACGTCCACGGCGAAGTGGTCAAAGCGGTACTGGCCTGAGGCCGGCGACGACGATCGCCATCCGGCGCAACAGCCCTTCTCCCCGAGGGAGAGAAGAGCAATCGCACACCCGGTGACAGTTGCAACGTCATGAGCCTCTACACGCGCCTGGTGCGGCCTCTGTTGTTTCGCTGCGATCCCGAGTGGGCGCATCACGCCACGGTCGAAGCGTGTCGCTGGGCCGCGCGCGTGCCAGGCGTGCCTGCCATGGCGCGACGCTGCTTTGAGTTTCGCGACCCGATGCTCGAAACGACGGTCGCCGGCCTGCGTTTCCACAACCCGATGGGGCTGGCCGCCGGCTGGGATAAGAGCGGCCGCGCGCTGGGCATGCTCGGCCACCTGGGCTTTGGCTTCGCGGAAATTGGCTCCATCTCGGCGGACCCTTCGCCGGGG
This region includes:
- a CDS encoding DUF1553 domain-containing protein, with the translated sequence MAVLFGMATSALIAAEPERVQFNRDIRSILSDKCFACHGPDSAARKADLRLDQREAALADRDGDRPIVPGQKAASEVFRRLTATDDDERMPPAKSGLRLTPREIELLGRWIDEGAEYQAHWSFIAPKRPSVPAPKQAEGLVNPIDAFIRERLAAEKLAPAPEADRTTLIRRVTFDLTGLPPTPAEVDNFLADAESGAYERLVDRLLASPHYGERMATQWLDAARFADTNGYQSDEQRFMWRWRDWVIDAFNRNQPFDQFTIEQLAGDLLPKATLEQQIATGFNRNHRANSEGGIIPEEFLVEYAVDRLDTTATVWLGLTVGCARCHDHKYDPVTQKEFYRLMAFFNNVPEEGKVSRTGNAVPMIKAPTPELSAEATKLDAAVAEAQTTWNKLAPELAKAQAAWEQSDAADGDADSIDGLAGHYELDGSIVDATDGKLVGKAIGGEPNYSKGQFGQALQLKGDRYVEVPGIHWFTTEKFSYGAWVYAESNDPMGVMAVMNEDESYRGYDLYLDGGKVQADMCSRLLDDSIRVETIQPITLKAWHHLLVTYDGSRQAKGVKIYVDGVLQPLKVLSNTLSNVIKLEDEPLTIGARGTGSKFRGLIDDVRYFDHELTTDEIATLSSAEPIGQLVEIAPDKRTAPQAQKIQTYFVKHDAPAPLRAAHARLLKAQADRTALEQRIPTTMVMQEKPMRDDTFVLIRGEYDKPGEKVAPGGPASLPPIVGQPLDRLALARWLVDRQNPLTARVTVNRFWQLYFGNGLVKTTEDFGSQGELPKHPELLDWLAVEFIDTGWDVKRLQKLIVTSATYRQSSRVTPALVARDPENRLLARGPRYRLSAEMIRDAALFNAGLLVDRVGGPSVKPYQPPGLWEELGATAGKYPQDHGEALYRRSMYTFWKRTIPPPNMMIFDAPGREMCSVRPVRTNTPLQALALLNETAFVEAAGALAERAIKSAGSDPNERIALMFHLCTARAPRPRELEILRAGYERHLADYRARAGEAEKLLGVGESKRDPKLDRPELAATTVIASLILNLDETITKE
- a CDS encoding DUF1501 domain-containing protein, whose amino-acid sequence is MLLGRDQLLAANNTASAHGGLPELPHFAPKAKRVIYLVQSGAPSQMDLFDYKPELKKFRGQELPDSIRQGQRLTGMTSGQKNFPIAPSMFKFAQHGQSGAWVSELMPHIAKAADELCFIKSMHTEAINHDPAITFLNTGAQLAGRPSIGAWVSYGLGSENDDLPAFVSMISRGTGRVNDQPLYDRLWGSGFLPSRHQGVKFRSVGDPVLYISNPPGLSDATRRRMLDDLGELNQLKLAEQGDPEIATRIAQYELAYRMQTSVPELTDVSKEPDAVFESYGPNSRKPGTFAANCLLARRLVERGVRFVQLFHMGWDQHTNLPLQIRGQCSDTDQASAALVNDLKQRGLLDDTLVVWGGEFGRTVYCQGNFTATNYGRDHHPRCFTVWLTGAGIKRGMSYGATDDHSYNIVKDPVHVHDLNATILHTLGIDHKRLTYKFQGRNHRLTDVHGEVVKAVLA